The region TGACCCGTGGACATTAAGACCGCCACCGCCCTCCGCCGCCTGCGCCTGGTCTCGGCCCCCGAGGCCGTCTCCTTCCTGCTGCTGCTCCTCTGCTCGGTGCTGAAGCGGACCACGGACTTCAACGGGGTGCCCGTCATGGGCTCCATCCACGGGATCCTCTTCATCCTCTACGTGATCTTCTGGGCGGACGCCTGGAGCCGCACCAAGTGGGGCAAGAAGACGGCGGCCCTCTACTTCGTCCTCTCCGTGCTGCCCACCGGCGGCTTCTTCGCCGAGCGCAAGCTGCGGCGCGAGAGCGAGGACGCGGTCATCGCCTCCCGTGCCCGCCGCGAGGGAGTCGTGGAGTCCTCATGATCGTCGCCTTCTCCGTGACGCCCCTGGGCGTCGGCGAGGACGTCGGGGAGTACGTAGCCGACGCCGTCCGGGTCGTGCGCGAATCGGGGCTGCCGAACCGCACCGACGCCATGTTCACCTCCGTAGAAGGTGGGTGGGACGAAGTGATGGACGTGGTCAAGCGCGCCGTCGCCGCCGTCGAGGCACGGGCGCCGCGCGTCTCCGTCGTCCTGAAGGCGGACATCCGCCCCGGCGTGACGGACGGCCTGACCTCCAAGGTGGAGACGGTGGAGCGGCACCTGTCCGCGTAGGCCTCCGGCGGGAAGACCCGAAACCCCGGTCCAGTGGGCCGGGGTTTTTCGCGCCCGATTGTTTGAGCGATCGCTCAAATCCCGGTAATCTCAGGCCTGATCGATTGAGCGATCGCTCAAAAGTGGTCACTGATCTGGGGGTTCGGTAAATGGGGCTCTACGTAGAGACACATGTACGAGGCGATCTCGACGACCTGTGGGCACGGACGCAGGACCCCGCGCAGCACCAGCGCTGGGACCTGAGGTTCACCTCCATCGACCACCTCCCGCGCATCGAGGGCGAACCGCAGCGCTTCCGGTACGCCACCCGGGTGCTGCCCTTCCTGACCGTCGCCGGGACGGGCACCTGCGCCGGGGAGAAGGAGCGCCCCGACGGCACCCGCACCTCCGCCCTGCGCTTCGCCTCCCCGCACCCGCTCTCCCTCCTCGCCGAGGGCAGCGGCTACTGGCGCTACGTCCCCGACGCCGACGGCGTCCGCTTCCTCACCGGATACGACTACCGCCCGCGCTGGGGCCGCTTCGGAGCCGTGGCCGACCGGCTCCTCTTCCGCCCCCTCATCGGCTGGGCCACGGCCTGGTCCTTCGACCGGCTGCGGCTGTGGCTGGAGCGGGACATCACACCGGAGCGGGCGCTGCGCCACTGGCTCGCCGAGTGCGCCGTGCGCGGCTTCGTCCTGCTGGCCGCCTGCTCGGGCACGGTGTACGGGGCGCTCGTGGACGGGGCGGGCCCACTGGCGCCGCTCGCCCTCTACTCGACCCCCGTACTGGCCGTCGTCGCCGCCCTCCTGGCGCTCTTCGCGCCCCCGCTGCCCGGCACCCCGGCCGCCCGCCGCTGCCAGCGCACCCCGATCACGCAGGCCCGTGCGCCGCGCGTCCTGGCCACCCTGGAGCAGCGGTGACCCCCTCCATCTTCCGCACCGCGATGGGCGCCGACTTCGACCGCCTCCACCCCGAGCTGCGCCGACGCTTCTCCGTGGGCCTGGCCGGCGGCGAGGCGTGCACCGGCCACGGCGTCATGGACCGCGTCTGGCACGGAAGGGGCTTCGTGAAGCCGTTCCTGGCCCTCGGCGGCACCCGCAACATCCTCGTCCCGCGTGCGGGCCGGAACGTCCCCTTCATGATCGAGAATGTGCCCTACGCCGACACCTTCGGCCGTGAGACGGTGAGCTTCGTGCGCACCTTCGACCTGCCCGGCCGCTCCCGCCGCTTCGATGCCCAGATGGTGCTGAGCCCCAAGGGCGACCGCGTCCTCGACTACCTCGGCACACATCAGCACCTCGCCAGCGACCTGCACCTGCGCGCCGAGCCCGACGGTTCCCTGCTGATCCGCTCCGGCGAACACCGCTTCCGGGAGGGCCCGGTGGACGTCCGCGTCCCCGAACTCATCGGCGCCGACGCGGAGGTGCGCGAGTCCTTCGACGACTCCACGGGTCGCTTCCACATCCAGGTGCGGGTCGTGAACCGCCACTTCGGCCCGCTCTTCGGCTACGAGGGCAGCTTCCGGGCGACGTACACCGACGTCCGTACCCGCGGGGTGCGGCCCGGGCTGCGGCCCGTCCGCGAGGAGGCGCGCGCGTGAGCGAGGCGACCCGGGCGAAACTGCTGGAGGGCGCCCTGCGGACGCTCACCGAGCAGGGGATCGCGAAGACCTCGGCCCGTACGATCGCGGCGACCGCCGGGGTCAACCAGGCCCTCGTCTTCTACCACTTCGGGTCTGTGGACGAGTTGCTGTCGGCCGCGGTCCGCCACGGGGCGGAGCAGCGGGTCGCGCACTACCGGGAGAGGCTCGCCGAGGTCGGGTCGCTGGCGGAACTCCTGGCGTTCGGGCGGGAGATGCACGAGGTGGAGCGGGCCGAGGGGCATGTCGCCGTCCTGGGGCAGCTCCTCGCCGGGGCGCAGACGGACGCGCGTCTGGCGCCCGCGACCTCGGCGGGGCTGGATCTGTGGATCACCGAGATCGAGCGGGTCCTGGTCCGGGTCCTGGCGCCGACCCCGCTCGGCGAGTTCGCCGATCCGGCCGGGCTGGCGCGTGCCGTCGCCGCGTCCTTCGTCGGCATCGAGCTGTACGAGGGGGTCGACCCCGAGGGTTCCCGGGCCGCCCTCGACGCCCTGGAACAACTGGCCGCCCTGGTCGCCGCCCTCGACACCCTCGGCCCGGTCGCCCAACGAGCCATCCGCCACCACCTGCGCCGCACCACGCGCGGCTGACCGAGGTGACGCGGGGCGGGCTACTGCTCCGCACCCGACGCCAGCGCCATCCCCAGGGGGGTGCGTTCGTACAGGACCTGGTGGCCGTAGCGGCGTGAGGTGAGCAGGCCTCCGGCGCGCAGGACCGTGAGGTGGGCGGAGACGGACGACGGGGCGAGTTGGAGGCGGTGGGCGAGGGCTGTCGTGGTGGTGGGTTCGTCCAGGGCCGTGAGGACGGTGGCCCTGCCCCGTCCCAGGAGTCGCACGAGGGCGTCGGGGGTGTGGTCCGTCGGTTCGGCCCACAGACCGCCGATGCCGCGGGCGGGGTAGGCGAGCGTGGGCTGCCAGGGGGGCTCGAAGGAACTGACCACCTCCGGCCAGATGAAGACGCTCGGTACCAGAATCAGGCCCTGGCCCGCGAGGTCCCGCTCGTGCCGGCCCTTCCACTCGATGGTCAGCGTGTGGGAGCGCCAGCCGAACCGACGGTCGATCTCCGGCAGCAGCCCGCCCAGACCGACCTCCGCGAGCCGCCGCGAGTGGAACGCGATGTCCGCCTCCAGCAGGGCGCGCAGCCGCGGCCAGTCCGG is a window of Streptomyces sp. NBC_00271 DNA encoding:
- a CDS encoding DUF3817 domain-containing protein → MDIKTATALRRLRLVSAPEAVSFLLLLLCSVLKRTTDFNGVPVMGSIHGILFILYVIFWADAWSRTKWGKKTAALYFVLSVLPTGGFFAERKLRRESEDAVIASRARREGVVESS
- a CDS encoding MTH1187 family thiamine-binding protein, with the protein product MIVAFSVTPLGVGEDVGEYVADAVRVVRESGLPNRTDAMFTSVEGGWDEVMDVVKRAVAAVEARAPRVSVVLKADIRPGVTDGLTSKVETVERHLSA
- a CDS encoding DUF4166 domain-containing protein; translated protein: MGADFDRLHPELRRRFSVGLAGGEACTGHGVMDRVWHGRGFVKPFLALGGTRNILVPRAGRNVPFMIENVPYADTFGRETVSFVRTFDLPGRSRRFDAQMVLSPKGDRVLDYLGTHQHLASDLHLRAEPDGSLLIRSGEHRFREGPVDVRVPELIGADAEVRESFDDSTGRFHIQVRVVNRHFGPLFGYEGSFRATYTDVRTRGVRPGLRPVREEARA
- a CDS encoding TetR/AcrR family transcriptional regulator, which produces MSEATRAKLLEGALRTLTEQGIAKTSARTIAATAGVNQALVFYHFGSVDELLSAAVRHGAEQRVAHYRERLAEVGSLAELLAFGREMHEVERAEGHVAVLGQLLAGAQTDARLAPATSAGLDLWITEIERVLVRVLAPTPLGEFADPAGLARAVAASFVGIELYEGVDPEGSRAALDALEQLAALVAALDTLGPVAQRAIRHHLRRTTRG
- a CDS encoding ArsR/SmtB family transcription factor → MPSLLHFGEDDLLNCRFAVSPLWETQEAVRTLNRPARHGYHAHWLRRIRAAAAGLDLAPLWLLMPQRGYCPDWLCPPPIGPAATFEEEIAAVRTADPEAAREEAARSLADTPGALESFRGRSLLKDPMRMVQELADLMETAWHALVEPDWPRLRALLEADIAFHSRRLAEVGLGGLLPEIDRRFGWRSHTLTIEWKGRHERDLAGQGLILVPSVFIWPEVVSSFEPPWQPTLAYPARGIGGLWAEPTDHTPDALVRLLGRGRATVLTALDEPTTTTALAHRLQLAPSSVSAHLTVLRAGGLLTSRRYGHQVLYERTPLGMALASGAEQ